A genomic stretch from Verrucomicrobiia bacterium includes:
- a CDS encoding immunoglobulin domain-containing protein, with translation MQRIYRIILMLVVLLGLTASNFATVYLDDFWSDGLRTTQNLPTESAWFASSSGSLAATPGSMNLSMGSSAILVLTYYTTNSTSPVQLGVGDALTATFNLTFSGLAASNTSQGFRIGLFDFADSTLSPKRVTADGFSSSSQGAGVQGYALLQNMSPQFNNSTPMDIRKRTTLTDNSLLGTSSDYTSLGTGPGNVTAFPGFSNGTNYILQITLQRTATNTMAITASWLNTANGATLITSETDTGATNFNFDGIGLRPLTAASTATTITFQEAKVEFIPANTPATVTSDPQDQAVFVGQNASFGVLASGSPPLSYQWYYNGITLLTNATSATLTLTNCQISDSGQYSVIVSNTSGVDTSGVANLSVTIPTAPSIGTQPQGGTVLPGSSFSFNVVAGGSQPLTYQWFLNNTTTITGGNDSTLTLTNIQPGQAGNYSVLVSNLAGTATSSNAVLIVNTNPVAPVFISQPSSQIALAGTIVNFTAAAAGTAPITYQWSKNNVAIAGATATTFSITNVQTTDDGNYSVTASNNVGGTTSGTAQLTVTPPVPVPLSAYNLVGFGQGTTGGGVLADTDPNYAKVFTAIDLANALISKTVRVIEIMNDLNLGYNEIPAAAKATSEPFRADSTPLLHPVLLTTGVSLIDIQKKNGLTIFSANGSTIRHAHLNIKAGSNIIVRNLKFDQLWEWDEATKGNYDKNNWDFMTIGDSGSITGLWIDHCTFTKAYDGIVDIKNGSAGITISWCKYTGDDGATNNNSWVWQQINALESNKASYVMYNTLRTAGFSSTDIVTVIQGHDKTHLIGANDMDPNNALHTVTLHHEWFINPWDRLPRLRGGNVHDYNIYVDDTAGIAAKHLRDSHPFSSSYSFNPFLNGSISTENGATLVEKSVYIDCITPLRNNQTDPSNPAYTGKILALDTIYVNPADGSVTRGNSTDPGSQLGPFQAPIIPFSWNLAGNQLPYTYFPDDPSQLQGIVTSPTAGAGAGVLTWAKTNWLVTSYAPTAPVIVAGPQNQSVSQNTTISFTVVAGGSAPLSYQWYFNTNSPIAGATNFLFTLANIQATNAGIYSAIVSNSVGSTNSAGATLTVNVPTNTDPFAAWQNQYFTPDELANPSFSGPDADPLGKGMSNTNQFLAGLNPTNPASALRIISAVKQDSDVSISWTTAGAHTNAVQATGGDGSGGYSTNFTDISGPIIITGSGDATTNYADSGGATNNPARYYRVRLVP, from the coding sequence ATGCAACGTATATACAGGATCATTTTGATGCTGGTTGTTTTGTTGGGACTGACCGCTTCCAATTTCGCCACCGTTTATCTTGATGACTTCTGGAGCGATGGGTTGCGCACGACCCAGAACCTGCCGACTGAGTCCGCATGGTTCGCGTCCAGTAGCGGATCGCTGGCGGCGACGCCGGGATCGATGAACCTGTCAATGGGCAGCAGCGCTATCCTGGTGCTCACGTATTATACGACCAACAGCACCAGTCCCGTGCAACTGGGTGTCGGTGACGCGCTCACAGCCACATTCAACCTGACGTTCAGCGGCCTGGCCGCATCGAATACTTCGCAGGGGTTTCGGATCGGGTTATTTGATTTTGCCGACTCAACACTTTCTCCCAAGCGGGTGACCGCGGACGGTTTTAGCAGCAGTTCTCAGGGAGCCGGGGTGCAAGGATATGCGCTTTTACAAAACATGAGTCCACAGTTCAACAACTCCACCCCGATGGACATTCGCAAACGTACGACTTTGACGGACAATTCTCTGTTAGGAACGAGCAGCGACTATACTTCGCTGGGCACCGGGCCCGGGAACGTCACCGCATTTCCCGGGTTCTCGAACGGCACGAATTACATCCTGCAGATTACCCTGCAACGCACGGCTACCAATACGATGGCGATTACGGCTTCCTGGCTGAATACCGCCAACGGAGCGACTCTGATTACGAGTGAAACCGATACCGGGGCCACGAATTTTAATTTCGATGGGATCGGCCTGCGTCCACTGACAGCGGCTTCCACGGCGACAACAATTACTTTCCAGGAAGCAAAGGTTGAATTCATCCCGGCAAACACGCCCGCCACTGTCACATCAGACCCGCAGGACCAGGCGGTGTTCGTGGGCCAGAACGCCTCGTTTGGGGTTCTCGCGAGCGGCTCACCGCCGTTGAGCTATCAATGGTATTACAACGGCATAACGCTGCTGACCAATGCGACCAGTGCCACCTTGACACTCACGAATTGCCAGATTTCAGATTCCGGCCAATATTCCGTCATCGTCTCAAATACTTCGGGTGTTGATACCAGCGGCGTTGCCAATCTCTCGGTGACCATCCCAACCGCGCCCAGCATCGGCACGCAACCGCAGGGCGGAACTGTTCTGCCCGGCAGCAGCTTCAGTTTCAACGTGGTCGCGGGCGGCTCCCAGCCCCTGACCTACCAGTGGTTCCTTAACAACACGACCACAATTACCGGCGGAAACGATTCGACATTGACACTGACCAATATCCAACCGGGCCAGGCAGGTAATTATTCGGTGTTGGTGAGCAATCTTGCGGGCACGGCTACGAGTTCCAACGCAGTTCTAATCGTGAACACGAACCCTGTCGCGCCAGTGTTCATCAGCCAGCCATCTTCGCAGATCGCGCTGGCGGGGACGATAGTTAATTTCACTGCCGCAGCCGCCGGCACGGCCCCGATCACGTATCAGTGGAGCAAGAACAATGTGGCGATTGCGGGTGCGACCGCCACCACGTTCAGCATTACCAATGTGCAGACTACCGACGATGGGAACTATTCCGTCACTGCCTCCAACAATGTCGGTGGGACAACTAGCGGAACAGCCCAATTGACCGTGACACCACCAGTGCCCGTGCCTCTGAGCGCCTATAACTTGGTCGGCTTCGGCCAGGGCACCACGGGTGGCGGTGTTTTAGCGGATACAGATCCCAATTACGCGAAGGTCTTTACCGCGATCGATCTTGCCAACGCGCTCATCAGCAAGACGGTCAGGGTCATCGAGATCATGAACGATCTGAACCTTGGTTATAATGAAATCCCGGCAGCCGCCAAGGCCACGAGCGAGCCATTCCGCGCAGATTCCACGCCGCTGCTGCACCCCGTCTTGTTGACGACCGGGGTCAGTCTCATCGATATCCAAAAGAAAAACGGGCTGACAATCTTTTCCGCCAACGGCTCGACCATCCGCCACGCGCACCTGAACATCAAGGCTGGCTCCAACATCATCGTCCGCAATCTTAAGTTCGACCAACTGTGGGAATGGGATGAAGCTACCAAGGGCAATTACGACAAGAATAATTGGGACTTCATGACCATCGGTGACTCTGGTTCCATCACCGGCCTGTGGATTGATCACTGTACGTTTACGAAAGCCTATGATGGCATCGTGGACATCAAGAACGGGAGCGCGGGGATTACCATCTCCTGGTGCAAGTACACGGGTGATGACGGCGCGACCAACAATAACAGTTGGGTGTGGCAGCAGATCAACGCGCTCGAATCAAACAAGGCGAGTTACGTAATGTACAACACCCTGCGCACCGCCGGGTTTAGCAGTACTGACATAGTCACCGTGATTCAGGGGCACGACAAGACCCATTTGATCGGCGCCAATGACATGGACCCGAACAATGCTTTGCACACCGTCACACTGCACCACGAGTGGTTCATCAATCCATGGGATCGGTTGCCCCGTTTGCGCGGCGGTAATGTGCATGACTACAACATCTATGTGGACGACACGGCGGGAATCGCCGCCAAACATCTTCGCGACTCGCACCCATTCAGCAGTTCCTATAGCTTCAATCCATTCCTTAACGGAAGTATCTCCACCGAGAATGGGGCCACGCTGGTGGAGAAATCGGTGTACATCGACTGCATCACACCACTGCGGAACAACCAGACCGATCCTTCGAACCCGGCATACACCGGGAAGATCCTGGCGCTGGATACAATCTATGTGAACCCGGCGGATGGCTCCGTGACGCGCGGCAACAGCACCGACCCGGGCAGTCAACTGGGCCCATTCCAGGCGCCAATCATTCCTTTCTCGTGGAATCTGGCCGGCAACCAACTGCCGTACACTTATTTCCCGGATGATCCGAGCCAGTTACAGGGCATCGTCACCAGTCCCACGGCAGGAGCTGGCGCGGGAGTATTGACCTGGGCCAAGACAAACTGGCTGGTGACGTCCTATGCGCCGACGGCGCCGGTCATTGTCGCGGGCCCTCAGAACCAGAGTGTTTCCCAGAATACCACCATCAGCTTCACGGTTGTGGCCGGGGGCAGCGCGCCATTGAGCTATCAGTGGTATTTCAATACCAACAGTCCGATTGCCGGTGCCACCAATTTCCTATTTACGCTCGCGAATATCCAGGCGACCAACGCCGGGATCTATTCGGCCATCGTCAGTAATAGTGTTGGCTCGACCAATAGTGCCGGTGCCACGCTTACGGTAAATGTGCCAACGAATACGGATCCCTTTGCGGCGTGGCAGAACCAGTATTTCACACCGGACGAACTGGCCAACCCATCCTTCAGCGGGCCGGACGCTGATCCGCTGGGCAAGGGAATGAGCAACACCAACCAATTCCTTGCCGGTCTCAATCCGACCAATCCGGCGTCGGCGCTGCGGATCATCTCCGCAGTGAAGCAGGATAGTGATGTTTCGATCTCATGGACAACGGCGGGCGCCCACACCAATGCTGTTCAGGCGACCGGCGGTGACGGGAGTGGCGGTTACTCAACCAACTTTACTGATATCAGCGGACCAATCATCATCACGGGTAGTGGGGACGCAACCACCAATTACGCGGATAGTGGCGGTGCGACCAACAACCCAGCACGTTACTACCGCGTCCGGTTGGTGCCCTGA
- a CDS encoding immunoglobulin domain-containing protein, protein MRHTFLRVFVIGTMVGLGLSAHANLLVNDTWQDGTRTDPTAANGYAENNGVVGTDADNDGDLESVWYNANGTLTVSTGHLVGTMPANGTSSASWTTYFTPEASPVTLAGAGDAIKVTWVFTPSGVNGSSTSGSGLRLALVDSPSGARLTGDGSPGSSTYAGYGMFMNMATTLASSSPFQLIKRVAPGTSAAFLSSSSTLTWGALGNGASSGNTGYASGTQYTFVMTITRNATNAVDITATMTGGSLNNTGSASVSVTDTTPSSFTYDTYGLRPSSANDSATSFDTTLFKVEFIPGATPASIDLDPQDQSVFVGDDAQFNVQASGTAPLFYQWYYNTNSALNIQTNSTLTVMNAQTSDAGGYSVLVSNAYGAVTSAVAQLTVNLPVAPSISTQPQNQLNILPGATASFTVVAGGSDPLSYQWYFNTNTPVANANDSILTITNVQAGNVGTYSVVVSNAAGSVTSSNAVLTINTNGVAPVFNTEPASQVVLVGGTASFTAVAAGTAPISYQWNKNGVPVPGATSTTLTLTNVSAADNGNYTATASNSVGVTTSDPAQLSVTTSVIVPNSAYNLTGFARTTTGGGVIATNDPAYRQVFTPLDLANAVLSANKTAGSVKVIEIMNDLNLGWNEIGSTVQNLSSTPFRAHNPPQLHPVLLVTGMSLMDIKPKGGLTIFSANGSTIRHCNFNVKGCTNIIIRNLKFDENWEWDEATKGQYDKNDWDFITIGNGGVVSNIWIDHCTFTKSYDGIVDTKHGCSALTFSWCKYTGDDGATNPNSFVWQQINKLESNKTSYAFYNFLRSNGFSTTDIVTVIQGHDKTHLAGSNDLDPLNATLSMTFHHLWLMNVWDRCVPRLRAGNVHDYNLYADDIVLLAAKNLRNARAAAMSTANQNTLNNTYSFNPPMNGAISTENGALLVEKSAYLECLTPLRNNQTDPSNPAYTGKILALDTIYRKNGVVTRGNSTDPGSQLGPFQAPIIAFSWNLPGNQLPYAYTMDDPSQLQAILTSPTAGAGAGVLTWNKTNWMITAYAPSAPVIGSCPTSLIATTGQNVSFSVFAGGSAPVTYQWYFNTNTPIANATNTVLTLNSVQSTNVGIYSVIASNSAGTAGCSATLDISSSLSAFQQWQLAHFGCTNCPNADASADPDGDGMNNQAEFLAGTDPNSTASSLQIISVVPQGAGDVLITWKTAGGFTNAVQATAGDPNSGFNTNFTDISGALIISGSGDVTTNYLDSGGLTNAPSRYYRVRLVP, encoded by the coding sequence ATGAGGCATACCTTTTTAAGGGTTTTTGTTATCGGCACCATGGTCGGGCTCGGTCTATCCGCCCATGCCAACCTCCTGGTCAACGACACGTGGCAGGACGGTACGCGGACCGATCCCACCGCAGCGAATGGATACGCCGAGAATAACGGAGTGGTCGGCACTGATGCCGATAACGATGGAGATCTGGAGTCTGTTTGGTACAATGCGAACGGTACATTGACTGTGAGTACCGGTCACTTGGTCGGAACAATGCCGGCCAATGGCACTTCCTCGGCCTCATGGACAACCTACTTCACGCCGGAGGCTAGCCCGGTCACTTTGGCCGGCGCAGGGGACGCGATTAAGGTTACATGGGTATTTACTCCTTCCGGCGTTAACGGGAGCAGCACCAGCGGAAGCGGTTTGCGACTCGCTCTCGTGGATAGCCCATCAGGTGCACGACTTACCGGGGACGGCAGCCCGGGCAGCAGCACCTACGCGGGTTATGGCATGTTTATGAACATGGCCACGACGTTGGCCAGTAGTAGCCCGTTCCAGCTAATCAAGCGAGTCGCTCCCGGGACAAGCGCTGCGTTCCTCTCCTCCAGCAGCACGCTTACCTGGGGCGCATTGGGGAATGGTGCAAGCAGTGGCAATACCGGATACGCCAGCGGCACGCAGTACACCTTCGTGATGACAATCACGCGCAACGCAACGAACGCGGTGGATATCACGGCCACGATGACGGGTGGAAGTCTCAACAACACAGGTAGTGCCTCGGTTTCTGTTACCGATACCACCCCCAGCAGCTTCACGTACGATACTTATGGCCTTCGCCCATCAAGCGCCAACGATTCAGCCACTTCGTTTGATACCACTCTATTCAAGGTCGAGTTCATTCCCGGGGCGACTCCGGCTTCGATTGACCTGGATCCGCAGGACCAGTCTGTGTTTGTCGGTGATGACGCGCAATTCAATGTCCAGGCCAGCGGGACAGCGCCGTTGTTCTATCAATGGTATTACAACACCAACTCCGCGTTGAACATCCAGACCAATTCCACGTTGACAGTCATGAATGCCCAGACTTCCGATGCGGGTGGGTACTCCGTTCTGGTGTCCAACGCGTATGGCGCGGTGACCAGCGCAGTGGCTCAATTGACTGTCAACCTGCCGGTCGCCCCGTCGATCAGCACCCAACCACAGAACCAGCTCAATATCCTACCTGGGGCGACGGCTTCGTTCACCGTGGTTGCGGGCGGCTCCGATCCGTTAAGCTACCAGTGGTATTTCAACACCAACACGCCGGTGGCGAATGCGAATGATTCCATTTTGACGATCACCAACGTACAGGCTGGGAATGTGGGCACCTATTCTGTCGTCGTGAGTAATGCGGCCGGCTCCGTCACCAGTTCCAATGCGGTTCTTACTATCAACACAAATGGCGTGGCGCCGGTTTTCAATACGGAACCAGCCTCGCAGGTTGTCCTGGTCGGCGGCACGGCCAGCTTCACTGCAGTGGCGGCGGGTACCGCGCCGATCAGTTATCAGTGGAACAAGAATGGGGTTCCCGTACCCGGTGCGACGTCAACCACGTTGACCCTCACGAACGTTTCGGCCGCCGATAACGGCAACTACACTGCCACGGCTTCAAACAGTGTCGGGGTCACAACCAGCGATCCGGCCCAACTTAGCGTGACGACGTCAGTGATCGTGCCGAACAGCGCGTACAATCTGACCGGCTTTGCGCGGACCACCACGGGTGGCGGTGTAATCGCCACGAACGACCCCGCGTATCGACAGGTGTTTACGCCGCTTGATTTGGCCAATGCCGTTCTTTCCGCCAATAAGACGGCGGGCTCCGTGAAGGTCATCGAGATCATGAACGACCTGAACTTGGGTTGGAATGAAATCGGCTCTACCGTGCAAAATCTGTCCAGCACTCCGTTCCGCGCGCACAACCCACCGCAACTGCACCCGGTGCTCCTAGTCACGGGCATGAGCTTGATGGACATCAAGCCCAAGGGCGGGCTGACCATCTTCTCCGCCAACGGTTCCACGATCAGGCATTGCAACTTCAATGTCAAAGGTTGCACCAACATCATCATCCGCAATCTGAAGTTCGATGAAAACTGGGAATGGGATGAAGCGACGAAAGGTCAATACGACAAGAACGACTGGGATTTCATCACCATCGGTAACGGCGGCGTGGTGTCGAACATCTGGATCGACCACTGCACCTTCACCAAGTCGTATGACGGTATCGTTGACACGAAGCATGGCTGCTCGGCGCTTACCTTTTCCTGGTGCAAATACACCGGTGACGATGGGGCCACCAATCCCAACAGCTTTGTTTGGCAGCAGATCAACAAGCTCGAGTCCAATAAAACCAGCTATGCGTTCTATAATTTCTTGCGCAGTAATGGGTTTAGCACTACCGACATCGTCACGGTTATACAAGGGCATGACAAGACTCACCTCGCGGGCTCGAACGATCTCGACCCACTGAATGCGACTCTCTCAATGACCTTCCACCACCTGTGGCTCATGAACGTGTGGGACCGTTGCGTGCCGCGGTTGCGAGCCGGCAATGTGCATGATTACAACCTCTACGCGGACGACATCGTATTACTTGCCGCCAAGAACCTGCGCAATGCGCGTGCCGCCGCGATGAGCACCGCAAACCAAAATACCCTGAACAACACGTACAGCTTCAATCCACCGATGAATGGTGCGATCTCGACCGAGAATGGCGCCCTCCTGGTTGAGAAATCGGCGTACCTCGAATGTCTTACCCCGCTGCGGAATAACCAGACCGATCCTTCCAATCCAGCTTACACGGGCAAGATCCTGGCACTCGACACAATTTATCGGAAGAACGGCGTGGTCACGCGCGGCAATAGTACCGATCCGGGCAGCCAACTAGGTCCGTTCCAGGCCCCGATCATTGCCTTTTCATGGAATCTCCCCGGTAATCAACTGCCCTACGCGTATACCATGGACGATCCGAGCCAGTTGCAGGCGATCCTCACCAGCCCCACGGCCGGCGCGGGAGCCGGGGTGCTGACATGGAACAAGACCAACTGGATGATCACAGCTTATGCGCCAAGCGCCCCGGTAATCGGGAGTTGTCCGACAAGCTTGATCGCCACAACGGGCCAAAATGTATCTTTCTCCGTGTTCGCCGGCGGCAGCGCACCCGTGACGTACCAATGGTACTTCAATACCAACACGCCGATCGCTAATGCGACCAATACCGTTCTTACGCTGAATAGCGTCCAATCAACCAATGTCGGCATCTATTCGGTAATTGCCAGCAATAGCGCAGGCACTGCGGGTTGTTCCGCCACGCTTGACATCAGCTCGTCGCTGTCGGCATTCCAGCAATGGCAATTGGCGCACTTCGGTTGCACCAATTGCCCGAACGCGGATGCCTCGGCGGACCCGGACGGTGACGGAATGAACAATCAAGCGGAATTTCTGGCCGGCACGGATCCGAATAGTACGGCCTCATCCTTGCAGATCATCTCCGTCGTGCCGCAGGGGGCAGGCGATGTGCTGATTACGTGGAAGACCGCAGGTGGCTTCACCAACGCGGTGCAAGCGACGGCGGGCGATCCGAACAGTGGCTTCAATACCAACTTCACGGACATCAGCGGTGCACTCATTATTTCCGGTAGTGGGGATGTAACGACGAACTATCTGGACAGTGGCGGTCTCACCAATGCCCCGTCGCGTTATTACCGTGTCCGGCTCGTGCCGTAA